In the Leishmania mexicana MHOM/GT/2001/U1103 complete genome, chromosome 31 genome, one interval contains:
- a CDS encoding putative CYC2-like cyclin, whose protein sequence is MPPLAQLCALALQYRCDLSQEMDQNIRSCFHSSRVPSISLWDYVRRFAKYSVCSEECFILAMVLMDRYVCKTKIPITLRNVHRLYITAMTLSVKLRDDSYYSNAYYASIGGVVNAELNVLELELLDIVQWFTWVEKSVYDAYVARLEVLFGDAMPKRLVASPTK, encoded by the coding sequence ATGCCTCCGCTAGCCCAGCTGTGCGCACTCGCGCTGCAGTACCGCTGTGACCTGAGCCAAGAGATGGACCAGAACATCCGCTCGTGCTTtcacagcagccgcgtccCCAGTATCTCTCTCTGGGACTACGTACGACGCTTTGCCAAGTACTCTGTCTGCAGCGAGGAGTGCTTTATCTTAGCCATGGTTCTGATGGATCGGTATGTCTGCAAGACCAAAATTCCTATCACCCTTCGCAACGTACATCGGCTCTACATCACCGCCATGACGCTGAGTGTGAAGCTGCGTGACGACTCCTATTACAGCAATGCCTACTACGCCAGTATTGGGGGCGTGGTGAATGCGGAACTAAATGTGCTGGAGTTAGAGTTGCTCGATATTGTGCAGTGGTTCACGTGGGTGGAGAAGTCCGTGTACGATGCTTACGTAGCTCGGCTAGAGGTACTCTTCGGCGATGCGATGCCGAAGCGATTGGTAGCATCACCGACTAAGTAG
- a CDS encoding phenylalanyl-tRNA synthetase alpha chain,putative, with protein sequence MEQALIEAAILKALSSAERVLSTDVAESIRVDHQDIVGAGKSLEADSYIRSEMEQRMVLKFSNEAQQIMESGSPEYLVWCLLKDGRISQEDVASKLGKETTGVALANGIKSKMFKTTKEDGKVFLERVPGSDNVVDAVRESLKQAAAAVDEIDTKTLETLKKRKLAAVEAKKMFVYTKGAAYAPERAAKAVGDLTREMLVDGSWKNRQFKEYNFSAQGAEVGGGALHPLLKVRQEFREILMELGFQEMDTQHWAEVSFWNFDSLIIPQQHPARDLQDTFFLSKPETSKVNDLEYMARVKAQHEESFRTPWKHEEASRNVLRTHTTGSSAFVLKNLAKFAERGPDGKLNFNPGRYYSIDRVFRNEEMDRTHLCEFHQVEGFVIDRDISLAKMMHTFDSFFRRIGVSQLRFKPAFNPYTEPSMEIFGFHTGLNKWIEVGNSGLFRPELLHPMGFEDGVTVMAWGLSLERPTMIKYGINNIHELFGHRVDIRFIKRAAIARY encoded by the coding sequence ATGGAGCAGGCGTTAATTGAGGCGGCCATTCTCAAGGCGCTGTCGAGTGCCGAGCGAGTGCTCTCGACGGATGTGGCAGAGTCGATTAGGGTCGACCACCAGGACATCGTCGGAGCCGGCAAatcgctggaggcggacAGCTACATCCGATCGGAAATGGAGCAAAGGATGGTGCTGAAGTTCTCCAACGAGGCTCAGCAGATCATGGAGAGCGGTAGCCCTGAGTACCTGGTCTGGTGTCTGCTAAAAGACGGAAGGATAAGCCAGGAGGATGTAGCAAGCAAACTCGGCAAGGAGACGACGGGAGTGGCGCTGGCGAACGGCATCAAGTCGAAGATGTTCAAGACGACAAAGGAGGATGGGAAGGTATTCCTGGAGCGCGTGCCGGGCAGCGACAACGTCGTCGATGCCGTTCGTGAGTCGCTGAAGcaggctgccgccgcggtggacGAAATCGACACCAAGACTCTGGAAACGCTCAAGAAGCGCAAACTCGCTGCAGTGGAGGCGAAAAAGATGTTTGTGTACACGAAGGGTGCCGCGTACGCCCCGGAGCGCGCCGCTAAGGCAGTGGGTGACCTAACACGCGAGATGCTCGTCGACGGCTCGTGGAAGAACCGGCAGTTCAAGGAGTACAACTTTTCCGCACAGGGTGCCGaggtgggtggcggtgcactGCACCCGCTGTTGAAGGTGCGACAGGAGTTCCGCGAGATCCTCATGGAGCTCGGATTCCAGGAGATGGACACGCAGCATTGGGCTGAGGTGTCGTTCTGGAACTTCGACTCACTCATCATTCCTCAGCAGCATCCGGCGCGGGATCTGCAGGACACCTTCTTCCTGTCGAAGCCGGAGACTTCGAAGGTCAATGACTTGGAGTACATGGCGCGCGTCAAGGCGCAGCATGAGGAGAGCTTCCGTACGCCGTGGAAGCATGAGGAGGCAAGTCGCAATGTGCtgcgcacccacaccaccGGCTCCTCGGCCTTCGTGCTGAAAAATCTCGCCAAATTTGCGGAGCGTGGCCCGGATGGCAAGCTGAACTTCAACCCCGGGCGCTACTATAGCATTGACCGTGTCTTTCGGAACGAGGAGATGGACCGCACCCACCTATGCGAGTTCCACCAGGTCGAGGGCTTCGTCATTGATCGCGACATTTCGCTTGCCAAGATGATGCACACCTTCGACTCCTTCTTCCGTCGCATTGGGGTGTCACAGCTGCGCTTCAAGCCCGCCTTCAACCCGTACACGGAGCCCTCGATGGAGATCTTTGGCTTCCACACCGGCCTGAACAAGTGGATCGAGGTGGGCAACAGCGGTCTCTTCCGCccagagctgctgcatccGATGGGCTTCGAGGACGGTGTGACGGTGATGGCATGGGGCCTCTCACTGGAGCGGCCGACGATGATCAAGTACGGTATCAACAACATTCACGAGCTCTTTGGCCATCGCGTTGATATCCGTTTCATCAAGCGCGCCGCGATTGCCCGCTACTAG
- a CDS encoding putative 60S ribosomal protein L18a — protein MVKPHLRHYQVVGRESPSEKNPEPTVYKFEVFAPNFVVAKSRFWRMMRVKNKVKSTHGDVLSCKVVKDAKLVARNYLVDIAYYSQRCGYTRMVKEFRDVSKTGAVSQAYHDLASRHRARYHNIEVLNVKSIPDHEVKHLSIAQYHAPNLSFPLLQRRIKAARKDRAIFVKKNTKRAVVA, from the coding sequence ATGGTCAagccgcacctccgccactACCAGGTGGTCGGCCGCGAGTCGCCCTCGGAGAAGAACCCTGAGCCGACCGTGTACAAGTTTGAGGTGTTCGCCCCAAACTTCGTCGTCGCCAAGAGCCGTTTCTGGCGCATGATGCGGGTCAAGAACAAGGTCAAGTCCACTCACGGTGATGTGCTCTCCTGCAAGGTCGTGAAGGATGCGAAGCTGGTGGCGCGCAACTACCTGGTCGACATCGCGTACTACAGCCAGCGCTGTGGCTACACGCGCATGGTCAAGGAGTTCCGCGACGTCTCCAAGACCGGCGCCGTGAGCCAGGCGTACCACGATCTGGCCTCCCGCCACCGTGCCCGCTACCACAACATCGAGGTGCTGAACGTGAAGAGCATCCCGGACCACGAGGTGAAGCACCTGAGCATTGCCCAGTACCACGCCCCGAACCTGTCCTtcccgctcctgcagcgccgcatcaAGGCGGCCCGCAAGGACCGTGCCATCTTCGTCAAGAAGAACACGAagcgcgcggtggtggcgtaA
- a CDS encoding ethanolamine-phosphate cytidylyltransferase,putative: protein MPTVPSSAPSSASAPTVEVPPGKVWLNADEPNDAYSLFCTEAIPPKVPGTVRIWVDGCFDMLHFGHANALRQARRLGCELFVGCHSDEEVMRFKGPPIMHAEERYEALRACKWVDYVVENYPYCTRLKDVERFEIDYVVHGDDISVDLNGRNSYQEIIDAGKFKVVKRTEGISTTNLVGRMLLCTKNHMLKSVDEVQLESSLFEHSPTMHCLTTSRKIVQFSNNSSPKSGDRIVYVDGSFDLFHIGHIRVLRKARGLGDYLIAGVYEDQVVNEHKGKNYPIMNLNERVLGVLSCRYVDEVVMGVPFDVSKDVIDSLHIDVVVGGKFSDLVVEGGESTGYEVPKAMGIYHEVDSGCTLSTDSLIDRVVDNRLAFLKRQADKRMKDKKSQEVKPDEYRGVREVN from the coding sequence ATGCCCACCGTTCCTTCGTCAGCTCCGTCGTCTGCCTCCGCGCCCACGGTGGAGGTGCCACCGGGCAAAGTGTGGCTGAACGCCGACGAGCCGAATGATGCGTACTCTCTGTTCTGCACCGAGGCAATCCCGCCGAAGGTGCCAGGCACAGTTCGCATTTGGGTGGACGGCTGCTTTGACATGCTCCACTTTGGGCACGCGAATGCACTGCGGCAGGCACGTCGACTCGGGTGCGAGCTCTTTGTCGGGTGCCACAGCGATGAGGAGGTGATGCGCTTCAAGGGGCCGCCGATCATGCATGCCGAGGAGCGCTatgaggcgctgcgggcgtgCAAATGGGTCGACTACGTGGTCGAGAACTATCCCTACTGCACACGACTCAAGGATGTCGAGCGGTTCGAGATCGACTACGTCGTCCACGGTGACGACATCTCCGTCGACTTGAATGGCCGCAACTCGTACCAGGAGATCATCGATGCCGGCAAGTTCAAGGTGGTGAAGCGCACCGAGGGCATCTCCACGACAAACCTGGTGGGGCGCATGCTCCTGTGCACCAAGAACCACATGCTCAAGTCAGTGGAcgaggtgcagctggagAGCTCCCTGTTCGAGCACAGCCCCACTATGCACTGCCTGACTACGTCCCGCAAGATTGTGCAGTTCAGCAACAACTCGAGCCCCAAGTCAGGCGACCGTATTGTCTACGTGGACGGCAGTTTTGATCTCTTTCACATTGGCCACATCCGCGTTTTGCGGAAGGCGCGCGGCCTTGGCGACTATCTCATTGCCGGCGTGTATGAGGATCAGGTGGTGAATGAGCACAAAGGCAAGAACTACCCAATCATGAACCTCAACGAGCGTGTGCTCGGCGTCCTGTCGTGCCGTTACGTTGACGAAGTGGTGATGGGCGTACCGTTTGACGTCAGCAAGGATGTGATTGACAGCCTCCACATTGACGTGGTCGTAGGCGGCAAGTTCTCGGACCTGGTGGTAGAGGGTGGAGAGAGCACAGGGTACGAGGTGCCCAAGGCGATGGGCATCTACCACGAAGTGGACTCGGGCTGCACCCTCTCGACGGACTCCCTTATCGACCGCGTCGTCGATAACCGCCTCGCCTTTCTGAAACGTCAGGCGGACAAGCGGATGAAAGACAAGAAGAGTCAGGAGGTAAAGCCGGACGAGTACCGCGGTGTGCGGGAGGTGAACTAG